One window of Mus caroli chromosome 11, CAROLI_EIJ_v1.1, whole genome shotgun sequence genomic DNA carries:
- the LOC110304796 gene encoding olfactory receptor 1-like: MPGNNQTIISEFLLLGLPIPPEHQHMFYVLFLAMYLTTVLGNLIIIILIILDSHLDTPMYFFLSNLSFSDLCFSSVTMPKLLLNMQSQIPSISYTSCLAQMYFFLFFAALENFLLVVMAYDRYVAICFPLHYTSIMNPRLCVSMVVLCWVLTTFDAMLHTLLMARLSFCEDNVIPHFFCDMSALLKLSCSDTHVNEVVIFIIGGLGVVLPFLLITVSYARIISSILKVPSTQGIHKVFSTCGSHLSVVSLFYGTIIGLYLGPSANNSTLKDTVTSMMYSVVTPMLNPFIYSLRNRDMKGSLKRLFQKKTIF; the protein is encoded by the coding sequence ATGCCTGGAAACAACCAAACTATCATCTCTGAGTTCCTCCTCCTGGGCCTGCCCATTCCCCCAGAGCACCAGCACATGTTCTATGTCTTGTTCCTGGCCATGTACCTCACCACTGTCCTGGGGAACCTCATTATCATCATCCTTATAATACTGGACTCCCATCTcgacacacccatgtacttctttctcaGCAACTTGTccttctctgatctctgcttttcctctgtcacAATGCCCAAGTTGCTGCTGAACATGCAGAGTCAAATTCCATCTATCTCTTATACAAGCTGCCTGGCACaaatgtacttttttcttttttttgcagCCCTTGAGAATTTCCTACTTGTGGttatggcctatgaccgctatgtggccatctgtttCCCTCTTCATTACACCAGCATCATGAACCCCAGGCTCTGTGTGAGTATGGTAGTGCTGTGCTGGGTGCTGACCACCTTCGATGCCATGCTGCACACCCTGCTCATGGCCAGATTGTCATTCTGTGAGGACAATGTGATCCCCCACTTTTTCTGTGACATGTCTGCTCTGCTGAAGCTGTCCTGCTCTGACACCCATGTTAATGAGGTGGTGATATTTATCATAGGGGGGCTTGGTGTCGTACTTCCATTTCTACTCATCACAGTGTCTTATGCACGCATCATCTCCTCCATTCTCAAGGTCCCTTCAACTCAAGGCATCCACAAAGTCTTCTCCACTTGTGGTTCTCACCTGTCTGTGGTGTCACTGTTCTATGGGACAATTATTGGCCTCTACTTAGGTCCATCTGCTAATAACTCTACTCTAAAGGACACTGTCACGTCTATGATGTACTCCGTGGTGACTCCCATGCTGAACCCCttcatctacagcctgaggaacagaGATATGAAGGGATCCCTAAAACgattatttcaaaagaaaactatcTTCTGA